In Tachysurus vachellii isolate PV-2020 chromosome 3, HZAU_Pvac_v1, whole genome shotgun sequence, one genomic interval encodes:
- the LOC132843570 gene encoding histone H2B-like, with amino-acid sequence MPEPAKTAPKKGSKKAVTKTTAKGGKKRRKTRKESYAIYVYKVLKQVHPDTGISSKAMGIMNSFVNDIFERIAGESSRLAHYNKRSTITSREIQTAVRLLLPGELAKHAVSEGTKAVTKYTSSK; translated from the coding sequence ATGCCTGAACCAGCTAAGACCGCGCCCAAGAAGGGATCCAAGAAAGCCGTGACCAAGACTACGGCTAAAGGCGGCAAGAAGCGCAGAAAGACCAGGAAGGAGAGTTACGCCATCTACGTGTACAAAGTCCTGAAGCAGGTGCACCCTGATACCGGCATCTCCTCTAAGGCCATGGGCATCATGAACTCGTTCGTCAACGACATTTTTGAGCGCATCGCCGGTGAGTCTTCTCGTCTGGCTCACTACAACAAGCgctccaccatcacctctaGGGAGATCCAGACTGCCGTGCGTCTGTTGCTTCCCGGAGAGTTGGCCAAGCACGCCGTGTCTGAGGGCACAAAGGCCGTCACCAAGTACACCAGCTCCAAGTAA
- the LOC132843557 gene encoding histone H2B-like produces MSDRKYTSRKVGVFHSLEVHSNSNSMPEPAKTAPKKGSKKAVTKTAAKGGKKRRKTRKESYAIYVYKVLKQVHPDTGISSKAMGIMNSFVNDIFERIAGESSRLAHYNKRSTITSREIQTAVRLLLPGELAKHAVSEGTKAVTKYTSSK; encoded by the coding sequence ATGTCAGACCGTAAATATACCAGCCGCAAGGTGGGTGTTTTTCATTCTCTCGAAGTTCATTCGAACAGCAACAGCATGCCTGAACCAGCTAAGACCGCGCCCAAGAAGGGATCCAAGAAAGCCGTGACCAAGACGGCGGCTAAAGGCGGCAAGAAGCGCAGAAAGACCAGGAAGGAGAGTTACGCCATATACGTGTACAAAGTCCTGAAGCAGGTGCACCCTGATACCGGCATCTCCTCTAAGGCCATGGGCATCATGAACTCGTTCGTCAACGACATTTTTGAGCGCATCGCCGGTGAGTCTTCTCGTCTGGCTCACTACAACAAGCgctccaccatcacctctaGGGAGATCCAGACTGCCGTGCGTCTGCTGCTTCCCGGAGAGTTGGCCAAGCACGCCGTGTCTGAGGGCACAAAGGCCGTCACCAAGTACACCAGCTCCAAGTAA